In the Acropora muricata isolate sample 2 chromosome 10, ASM3666990v1, whole genome shotgun sequence genome, one interval contains:
- the LOC136931608 gene encoding uncharacterized protein isoform X2, translating into MAMRRRATLYSADEVSRLLWEEDDDSEMESGTSKEEEAELEHQPGIFGEESSEDEAEDDNIEDSSVAGSQSLPNLEDGFSI; encoded by the exons ATGGCGATGCGTCGGAGAGCTACTCTTTATAGTGCAGACGAGGTTTCGAGGCTTTTATGGGAAGAAGACGACGACAGTGAAATGGAAAGTGGCACAAGcaaagaggaggaagctgaaCTAGAACATCAGCCTGGAATTTTTGGCGAAGAATCGAG cGAGGATGAAGCAgaggatgacaacattgagGATTCATCTGTGGCAGGATCACAGTCCTTG ccaaatttggaggatggcttctcaatatga
- the LOC136931608 gene encoding uncharacterized protein isoform X1, which yields MAMRRRATLYSADEVSRLLWEEDDDSEMESGTSKEEEAELEHQPGIFGEESSEDEAEDDNIEDSSVAGSQSLPNLQDMSTMAQRTCTLNFIFLSASLLLLDCCQVEIMPNLEDGFSI from the exons ATGGCGATGCGTCGGAGAGCTACTCTTTATAGTGCAGACGAGGTTTCGAGGCTTTTATGGGAAGAAGACGACGACAGTGAAATGGAAAGTGGCACAAGcaaagaggaggaagctgaaCTAGAACATCAGCCTGGAATTTTTGGCGAAGAATCGAG cGAGGATGAAGCAgaggatgacaacattgagGATTCATCTGTGGCAGGATCACAGTCCTTG ccaaatttgcaggatatgTCAACCATGGcacaaagaacttgtacactaaattttatctttttgtctgcttcactcttacttctggattgttgccaagttgaaataatg ccaaatttggaggatggcttctcaatatga